The window atcctgggtcagacgtaacaacccagtgtttgggtagattttgtgtcactcagatcctgggtcagacgtaacaacccagtgtttgtggtttttgtgttacccagatcctgggtcagacgtaacaacccagtgtttgggtagtttctgtgttacacagatcctgggtcagacgtaacaacccagtgtatGTAGTTTTTGTgctactcagatcctgggtcagacgtaacaacccagtgtttgggtagattttgtgtcactcagatcctgggtcagacgtaacaacccagtgtttgtggtttttgtgttacccagatcctgggtcagacgtaacaacccagtgtttgggtagtttttgtgttacccagatcctgggtcagacgtaacaacccagtgtttgggtagtttttgtgttacccagatcctgggtcagacgtaacaacccattgtttgggtagattttgtgttactcagatcctgggtcagacgtaacaacccagtgtttgggtattttttgtgttacctagctcctgggtcagatgtaacaaaccagtgtttgggtagattttgtgttacccagatcctgggtcagacataataACAGAGGTATTGAGTTATTGCAGACTTTTTGCACCCATTTCAGGAGAGAGCAGTGCAGCTCCGTCAAATTGGTGCATGTCTTCGGTAAAATACAGGTTTGcgtacattttatttaatctaaaaatttgttattgttctgtatatcatttaattttatgcaaagcaaCATACAGGGGCAAATTGGGTTGTaccaaattgggttgtttttaacccagtgttttttagagtgaaggcagcatttgtttgatgaaaaatacagtaaaattgtgaaatattattataaattaaaatagctaaaataattttctatgtgaatatattgtaaaatgtaatttattcccgtgatcaaagctgcattttcagcatcattacgccAGTCTTGTGTCACATGATTTGTTGCTATCTTAGTTATTCTAAAATTTATGGTAGTGTTTGACCCTAAGACCAAAGATTTAATGTGTATCTTCTAACGTCAGTCTGTACAGTTGCTCTCACACTCATTTATGCACTAGATCAGTCAGTTTCGATGGCAATGACAACCGCTTCAGTGGGCGGAGGCACCGAGGAGACAGGCCACGCCTCTTTCCCGCCCCCATCAGCTGGCAGCTGTCTGGCTCTGGCGGAACAGTCTGGACTATCGTGAAGAGCATCACCCGTCTCAATTGCCGACTCTGCCGGTAAGTGTCCGCCGTCTTCTtcctcctcatcatcctcttctTCGCGTTCCACCCGGCAGCGGCAGACCTCGATGCCAGAGTCGCCAGTCAGCCGTCGCTGCTGGAAGTGCGTTTGGTCCACATCCAGGTCACTCACGGCGGAGTCACGGCGCTCGGGTTCAACGCCGGGAGAAAAGAGAGCTGACTTGGGTGGAGACTGAGGGGGCGGAGCTACAGGCTCCTCCCTCTGCGGCTCGGAACAAGCACCAAGTGGGTCAGAGATTGAGAAGAGGTGCAGAGACGAAGAGGATGAGGGATGACAAACGCTGGTGATATTCTTCGACGTCGGGCTGTTTGCATCACAGATATTGTTAGTACTAACAGTTTGGGATACATCTAATATGTCAGTAACATTATCTGTGCTACTAGTGCTGATGTTCTTCGCCGGTTTGTTGTTCGCATTGCAATCCAAGGGGGTGGAGCATGGAAGCTCCACCTCCACGATCTCGAGTGTTGGTGATTGGCCACCTTCGTTGAGCGGAACGCTCTCGTTGTGCATAATTGCGGAGTGGATGTGGCCAGGCTCGCTGAGGGAGGGCGTGGAGGCATGGCTCGTATCGGTCTCATCCGTGAGCTGGGCAGAAGAGGGGGAGGAGCTACAGGGCGATGACGGACAGCAGGAGTCACAGGAGCAGCTGGTGTAGTTGTCAGAGCTCTGTGATGACAGCATGTGACTCGGGCCAGGGTGGGCGGAGCCTCGTGGGTAGGCAACGGAGCTGTAGGGAGGAGGCGGGGTGCTGGGTTGGGCTGCTACTTCCTCATAGGATGGCAGTTTAAGTGAGGCGAGGAAACCTGCCAATAAGAACGCAAGATTAGTATACTTAGTTTAAATGTAACTTTGTGCATGTTTTCATTGAGACTCTTAACTGTAGATTGTGATGTAGTTTGTGTTTCTTTAACTATTCAGAACAATTCTGCTATAGgattgtataaaaataaatagagggtgatttattttgtgatttttatattgtttttcaaTATTCTGCTATTCTATTGCATACTGTATTATGAATGTTgttgttgtatatatatatagttttatgaCAAATGGCTTGTTATATTCCTCATTCCTCTTAAGTCGCTTTTGATAAGTGTCTCCTAAGTAGAGTAAATGTAAATAAGCTCTTACTGAacactttattgtattttatatgtatgtatgttatagt of the Megalobrama amblycephala isolate DHTTF-2021 linkage group LG24, ASM1881202v1, whole genome shotgun sequence genome contains:
- the si:ch73-290k24.6 gene encoding uncharacterized protein si:ch73-290k24.6 codes for the protein MEYHSSGTLPLLGSPRYCPGTNSASGYLCQTGHCCQETGCCTYYYELWWFWLLWSVLILFSCCCAYRHRQAKQRVQQQQRQREINLMAYHGACSYPSSMFDLSFLASLKLPSYEEVAAQPSTPPPPYSSVAYPRGSAHPGPSHMLSSQSSDNYTSCSCDSCCPSSPCSSSPSSAQLTDETDTSHASTPSLSEPGHIHSAIMHNESVPLNEGGQSPTLEIVEVELPCSTPLDCNANNKPAKNISTSSTDNVTDILDVSQTVSTNNICDANSPTSKNITSVCHPSSSSSLHLFSISDPLGACSEPQREEPVAPPPQSPPKSALFSPGVEPERRDSAVSDLDVDQTHFQQRRLTGDSGIEVCRCRVEREEEDDEEEEDGGHLPAESAIETGDALHDSPDCSARARQLPADGGGKEAWPVSSVPPPTEAVVIAIETD